The genomic interval acatattagtaaactgtaattataactgattgtttttagTTTGGCCAGTTaatctactctctctctcccagattaaatcaacccagaagctgttagaggtgctgatggttttagcagcaagaggggcccctaggtcagattctgccccaggcctcatgcagccttggaccggccctgcaggatgagttcaatctgctgcactgagcagagatgagcaacaaactgagatttaattcaatgctgctaatgtggctttagcagctctaacatttctgtctgttgagttttaacaagagacacagaaactgttttggttgctccAGTTTATGGGACGAGTTTCTCAGATCTCCGCGCGGCCGGACGCATTAACTCTGtctgactaagtggacaaaACATTTGGTATGATTTGATGCATCgtgtaaatggaaaaataaaactaaaaataatataaaaccagcgtgAAGCGTGACTACGAGGCGAAAACTACTCAccggctgaacctgcatgatgaggttagcgcCGGTTAGTTAACCGCTAACCAACCGGGACACACACATGAACTTTACAGGGCAGACAGCGCCACACGCTGGGCAGCGAGTTGAGATGGAAAAGCCGCGCAAATTTCTTTGTCTACAattataaatcattctcacctcTCGCTCAACGCTCCTCTGAAAGCCACTACAAGTTATTCCTAAGGTTCACGTAGAGCTGCACAACCAGAGCTAATGCAGCTAGTATGgcggcccgccaggcttatgttacactgggggaaaccctgcataTTAAAGCGTTTTTTGCTTTATAAACAAGAAAGTTTTCTTGGTTTAACGAGATATAAGGTAAGTAGgttaaactttatatttagatATAAATCTAGATATATCTAGATTTATAtctaaatataaatctaaatttatctAGATCTGCACATGCAGATTACTGTAGTCAGAGTTTAGTCAATCTGAACCGTCCGTCTGTCTCACGTTGTTTTGACGTTTTCCAGGTAAAAACTAGATGCAGGTTTCAGTCGGGTGACATCTGCTTTAGAATAtctggatttttattattattattcaaagaGGTTAGAACCGGACCAGAACAGAACTTACCCGTCACAGACCTCCTTGATGACCGCAGACAGAGGCTTTTTCTGCAAGCACAacagaaccagtcagaaccTTCAACATGTAAAACTTCACCGCCACCAGAGGAGAACCTCACACGGCCCGACCCATTCTAATCAGAACCAGCTCGGATGCAAACAAACCCAGACTAAGCTGCTGCTCATTCCGGCCCATCCAGATTATTCTGGATTAGAGCTGAATCGGACCTCATCTGGACCGGCGGTTCTCCACCTGCCCTGCAGGTTCTTGACGTGTCGTCTGGTCCAACACAGCAGAACCAAACAGTTCAATCTCCTCAGGAAGACTGATGACATCATGACCTGACTGATGACATCATGAGGCCTAGAGGCCTGGAAGTGAGTCCTGGTCtagcagccaatcaggagaCGGGAGACTCTGACCTGCTGGTCAAAGCTCTACagcagaaagtattcacaccctgtGAACTTGACTGGGCTCGGTGAGACGCCAACGTGGCGGACGGAGGCTACCTGGTCCAGCTGGATGAGCTGCGGGTACGCCCCGGGCATCTGGATGGCGATCCTCACGATGTCCTTCTGCTGCGGCATGATGGCCGCTACGCTCTGCACGCCTCGCAACCTGGAGGAGAAACGGATACGGTACGACATGATGAGACGAGACAACACAGGCCTATACACACAccgcaacacacacacacggcctGCCGGAGGAGTTCCggctggctgtgtgtgtgtgtggacccGACCCGATCCATCATCCCTGGGTCTGCTCAGACTGAACCGGACCGCTCTGTGTGTATGAGCTTGCTGTTGTTGTGAGGACCATTTCTGGCTTGGACTTCTaactaggggtgcaccgatttatcggtgccaatttccttaattttgggagatcggtgatcggccgatttctacatgtgaagctgatcttgtCCACTGATCTTATCTAGCTTGGCAAAGGTTTaagaatcaaccactgtcctcttttgctctccgGTGAGgaaggtttgactgacagaccggcgcTCCAAGTTATGACTGCACATTTGCAATTAGCAATAGTGACCACACCGTTGTCCACtcaacaattttcttgttgttgagcaacatttcagacaagaaaaattggtatcagccagaaaactgcaattggtgcacccctacttCTAACCAAAGAGAGGTCTCTGTTAgtgatgcaccgatccactgcTTTCACTTCCGATATCTGACGATTAGTATCGATATCAATCCAAAACAGTAGAAATCACTTAaacgtttctttctttttgcagacataaatgtacagaattattaatttatttaataactctattaatttatttcatttattaaatactCCTACAGTTTCACAGATTTGGTCAAACATAGAAGAACAACTTTAATCTGTTCAATCAGTTCAATTAGAACCATTTCAGCCCCAGGTCAtatctgcatgtttgcagtaaCCATAGtaaccccactgttgccaactcagcaactttcttgctatatttagcgacatttcagacaaaaaaaatggtatcggccaaaatcaggACTGGCAGGTCAGGCGTTTTAAAGATCGATGATCGactagaaaactgcaatcggcgCAGCCCTATTGATATTAGATTGATGCACTTCTGGACTTTATAttgatttccattcattttagtaactgaATGCCTAACCCAGACAATTTTCCCTaacaagaaccagaaccagaacttaaCTTACCCAGACTTCTAAATCAAACCAGTAGAACTGGAGAAGTTCTACTGGTCAGGAAGCGTCCATACATGACCTCACTTTGTTGGTAAATGTTGTGAAAGTGGTCCTCTAGAGCTAGCAAttacaagaaaacacacacacacacacacttcactcTGGGAGGTcgggcagaaccagaaccagaaccatctgaCTGTGAACCACACAGGAACTAACTGGACCCGCTGTGCACTGATCCAACCCACAGAGTAAGccactggttctgctggttctatTGGGACTGACTCAGCAGTCAGAACCGACCCGGTAGCGCCTCAGCAGAGGCGGCTATCACTTTCAGAATgaacccatcagaaccagttcctgtttttctctatttctgGTTCTGTGAGTAAAACTGAGAAACCTAAACACGgcctctctctcacacacagagggagCCGTTGAACCCCATCAACAGGTGGGTccaaaaggttctggttctgactcggCTGTAGGAGGGAACTCTGGCTGGGTATCTGTGGACCTGACCCGGTCCATCATCGCTGGATCTGCTCAGACTGACCCAACCGGACCGCTCTGTGTGTGAGCTTGCTGTTGTTGTGAGAACCATTCTACCCAGACGGCCCGGTTCTGATCTGTGAACAGAACCTCTGGAAACTCCAGTCCTCTGAAGAGGAGACAATTCATCCACTAGAATCTGATCCGTTTAGAGTCCAAAACCAAGACCAGGACCAGTagcagaaccaggaccaggaccggAACCAACGGCTCTGCAGCGTGTTTCTCGGCGCGCCGCCGCCGGTCCGGGCTTGTCCTCCATgttgctgaaacctgcagcagagcagcagctgaagctccgcctcctgctggagtcagagtccaAACAGAAGCTCAACTTCCGCCAAGCAGATCATTAGCCAGATGATTCTGAACTCGGCCCGACTGCACAAAGGATCTTGGGTCTTTCTGGCACCAGGTGGAAATATTAGGACTCTGATCAGTTTCTCTCCGTTTCTGGTTCAGGTAAATTATGTTTTGGGTCAAATCAGAGTGAACTCTACAacatttgatatatttattatttgtttatgtaaTAATTTGCTGGGTTTTATGTTCATATCTTGattgaagaagaaaacttttaCTATATTTATTAAAGAAGGCCATGGTCTTCTTTGGAGGCATAGCCACGCCCCCCCGAtgtacccccccccccccccccacacacacacacacacgtgtagCCACGCCCCACCTTTAGCTACACATGGGGGCTAGCCACAGGTGTAGCCTGGGGGGAAATGTTCAAAGTGTCCCACCAgcagatttttgtaaaaaacatcAAGTCGTTTCTTGACATTAATCACGTTTCAGTCGGAATGTGATCAGACGTCAGGTTCCCCGGGTTCTCCTCTATGACACCtgatccaggttctggttctggtgggttTCAAGGTCTTCCTTTCCACTGTGGCCACATGCTTGCTGAGGAGGAACGAGCCAGACCAATGAACTGGGATGAACTGGACTGACTAACTAAACTGGATCTCAGTTTAAACGGGGAGGTTCTGCTTCATTAAACCCAGTTGGAGCTGCCTGACATTCCTaacctgacacacacacacacacacacacacacacacacacacactaaccaGAGCACTTCACTCAGACAGGAGCTGGAAGAACCAAACTCAGCTGAAAGTTACCAGATTGTGACCTTTCACCTCTCTGCCCCCCTGCCCTCCTCCGTGTTTCTGTCCAGAACTTTATTGTCCATCCAGCAGCGAGCAGAACCGGGTTCTGGCGGCTCGGTTCGGCTCCTCTTACCTGCTCTGAAAACTTCTGCTGTCCTACGGGAACCGCCGCGGTCACTCGGAGAACATCGGAGCCGCTCCTTGGCTTCTCCTCCGGGCGGAACCAGACGGGTCTGGAAAGCTGGACCTGCCAACCGAACCAACACGGAACCGACGGGAAGCTCCAGAACCCCCGTCTTCTGGGATTACTAACGGGTCAAAAAGTTCCGGGTTGGCAGCAGTCGAGCACTTCACTTTGGGTCGGTCTGGGTGTTAACTGCAGGATTACGGTGCCGTTTCCGGTTTAgggttttcacaataaaagtggactaactcaggatctaaatctgaataaaaacaggatgACCGGTCCGATTATTTTACTGCAATAGAAACAGACTCACTGAACAAGGCCTGCATGGTTTGATTCTCTCAGTTTATAACAATAAAGtgcttttaatatttcttcacTCTTTGATGTTGAAgttcaataataaaatcagaaataaaaaaatcagagaaaccaAATACTGCACCCGTTAGAGTATTACTACTTCATCAGATTTTACTCCactaaaagtgaaaacaaaacgtATTTGGCAAAAAGGCGACTGATCAGAGTCATTACTAATATTATATTAgtcttaaaagtatttttaagacTAATACGGGCTTTTGATTAAATGAGTTACATTTGTACAATAAATGTAACTCATTTCTACCGACCTCtgcataaaatgcatttaaatcaCTAGAGGTTTATTAGAATATTGATATAGTAAAAATGCAACAGATATGCGGTTCACATAAACATATTGTGCTGTccttattaaaatgaataaagtagtttttgaggagaggaaaaagaaccaagtaataaaacattattctaGTCATTTATGCTGATATTCCAACGCACATTTAGAAAGCAGCTTTACTTTGTAAGAAACTTTGACAACAGATTTAGTTTATAACGAGCTTGATcactgctgccccctgctggtatttatttttaatttttaaaaaaaatcaagaaaaaaatataatccgAGTTAAAAAAACGAtgcaagagaagaaaaagcttAATGGTGTTTTCAATAATCGGGTTTCCATAGAAACCGCGCTGCTTGTCCTGACACGGTTCTGAATGTTTATATGAACTTTATTCCGTCAATAAAGTAAAACAGTCCAGCTGTTTCAATGGGACCAGTTGGTGTAAACGCTTCCGGTTCTGTTCCTGGTCGGATCCACTCACCGATACCGCTGATGATCAGAACCCGGATCCATTACAACCCAGAACTCAGTCAGAACCAGAGTGAGGTAGTAATGAGTAACTTTTGGAAAGTACCGTagttacttttaggagtatttttactacctGTAGCTTCACCGCctgaataaacttgttttcacaaaaagtCACCAGACctgcagtttgttttagttgcatatttaaaaaactttctttggtaattatttatatgaattgttaaaataccaaaaattttacacaactttatattttggtccatctgatgatttAAATCTTGATGTTTTGATCGGTCTGTATGATACTTACTCGTTTTCATGCTCTCTACCCAGCAGTGGCCAGAACCCGGGTCCGTTCCAACCCAGAACCCGGCCAGAACAGAAGAACGTCTCCAGAAGTTTACTTTCATCCAGCAGTCCAGGAAAACGGATCTTCACTGGAGAATTACCGGAGCCATCAGAAACTTGATCCGAATCATTTGAGAAGAACCAGAGGCCAGATTTAAAAGAGTTTATGGACGAGACAGAAACATACAGAGATGAAAGGTCAGCgttaaaactttatatttatcaTTATTCTGCTCAACATTACCCTGGCCTGGAGGCTTCAAAAATCCCTTACAGAACCTTAAAACCCAGTCATTTTAATCTGatcacatttttacatgaatttCTTGTTTGACTTGCAACTAACATTTGACTGGTTAAAATGGGAAGACTGGGAGGACTGGATTGAGACCAAGCTGCATGATTCCTGGGAACAGTTTGTCACTTTCTATGTTCCAACTGCAGAAATGATAAAGCATCGTTCGCCGCtatcacaaaatatatattctctATGTACAAGGAGGACCAGGCCGGTTCGGGCCCGGAACCCGGATCTTCTGGTTCCCAGGAGACACTCTGAGATTCTTCAGTACAAAaggtccacacacacacacacacacacacaccagtctTTGTACAcaacaatgcaaaaaatatagttttgaCTCTTTTTCCTTGGAAAAGCTCAAAGTTTCCGGCTGTTTTCTGTACATGGAGCTGAAGGAGGCGCAGATGGAGGCCGCAGCAGCGCCGCAGGAGGCTGAAGGCGGGCCAGACGGGGTCAGAGGTTAAGGATGGGGACGTCGAACAAGTCACAGAGGCCCTCGGTCTCATCCAGGTTGTAGATGTAGTCATGGTCGCTGGGCGGAGGTGACAGGCGGAGGAGAGGCGAGAACACTGAGGGGGAACGGCAGAACGGTTAAAGgagccagaggtcagaggtcagaaccATCTAAAATCAGAACACAGCGTCTCACAGCGAAGCAAAAACGTTTTTACATCCAGAATCCCGAAACGTTCTTTAGAAGGAAATGAAACCTGGAAAACGTTCaggagacaaacagaaaatcagagATCTGCTGCACGGGCCGGGTTGCCATGGCGACGCATCGTCTGAGAACTGCCCGAAGGCATCCGCACATCCGGGTTCTGGTTCCACCGCTGCAGGTTTCCGGCAGCTGGATCCTTCCTGGTGGTTCAGGTTCTGCAGGTCTGGACCGGTCTGTTCAGGGGAGCAACGTCCGGAGCACTCAGCCGGACCCGACTCGACCCAAAGGGCCCCACCTGTGTTCCCAGTGGGATGTTTCCCAGTATTCCCAGTGCCTCCATGCGCCAGCAGCCGCTCCTGATCTTCTCCCAGCTGAATGTGTTTCTAATTGGGCCTGAacagaggtcaaagttcatcttGATGCAGAATATTATAAATTCTTTTGTTTGGATCAAATTTTGTCTCCTGACGTTTGAAATTCTTccaactttcattttattttgaaaaacgtTTCCTGTTGGGTTCAGGCTGCGAAAGATTAAGCCGCCAAACTGACACAGCCGTTACCATGGCAACCTGCTACCGAAACGTCCGTTTTAATAATCATTATCCTGTCGATGAAGGAAAACACGACCCGATTTCTAGTTTCCGTTTCACGACTGAAAGCGTTTAGTTGGTGAGAAAGAAGACAGAGCTTCATGGAGCGTCGGAACGTCAGGATACCTTCTGACGACATCAGGTCCTCCAGCAGGTCTCCAGGCATCATCTCTGCAGGCAGAAAACAGCAGATGGTTATTAAtatcaaacatttagaaatggcTATGAAGATCAGACATTCAGGTTATCTGGCAGCAGAGCTGAACTCGCCTTTAGTCGGgtcaaacatttcagaaagctCTTTGGGAAAATCCAAAACTGGAGAAACATCAGAGCTCAAGTCAGCCGCACACTTCAGCACATTAATCAGCATCATTATGAATAATTATCCCAGAGACTCACGCTCAGACGGATCCGACTTGACGGGCTGGAATCCGGCCGAGGAAGCAGAACCGTCCAGGGAGGCGGAGGACTGCAGCTGCTGCGGAACCGCTGCAGCACAGTCTGCCGCAGCGCTGAGCTGAGCGCTCGCATCTGAGGCCAAACACACAGAGGGAGAAATATGGAAAACacatgaaatctaaaacatgtttCTCAGTGGTGTTAGTTGTACTTTAAGCCAgcggtgtccaaagtgtggttGGGGGGCCATTTCTGGCCCAAACTTTGATTCAAGAAGGAGACAAATGAGGCACGGCTGCATGGAGTGGCTGATGACGACCgaagttttattaaaagctcaacatttcaaaagacaaataagagacacaaaacaaaacattcatcttTTAACAGCCACCCtgtatgcatttttaatatcatAATAACTGACTATAAAGCAGTTTTAATTCACCCAAACCTGCATTTCATTATTCTATTAAAGCTGATGCCCCAAATCCAGTTTCTAATGACTGCCTCATCTAGAGAAAGTCTAACATGCAAACACTCCAGTTCAAGTTTTGGTTACCTGCAGCTGCGGCGCCCGGCGTTGCTGCGGCGCCCGGCGTTGCTGCGGCGCCCGGCGTTGCTGCGGCTGGTTTTATGGCTGGATGCGGCTTGCAGAGCTGCAGGCGAGAGGAAATGTCATGTCATGCTGCTGCAGACGGATCAGATGCAACAGAAACGTTTCCATCATTTTGTCTCTGAACCAGAAGCAGCTCGGAGTCCAACATGGCGCCATGTTTCCCCCAGCAGATCCTCCAccagacatttattttactgatttattcgATAAACCATCACAATTATCaatacattattaaaataatcatttacaaGAGCAAAGCTAACAGCAGCGGCCCTTAGTGGAGCATCGACTGCAGCTTCTGACCCGGAGAGGTGGGGTTGGGatgtgatgcgttcactgactctTTCAGTCGTATGTCGGATAAAATGCGACGTTCGGCCTGCAGCCTGAGAACGCTCCGATTCCCCTGGAAGCCGAACCGATCAGGTTTATTGCTGCACAGGGTGCTGGGTCGGTCTGGGAGAGAGCTGTGGTTCTGGACCCAGAGAGGGGAAGGCCGACCCGGATCGGTCCACCGAGGGACCACAAAGACTTTTTCTAATGTATTTCCTGTCCAGTGTGAGGTGAGGACCTTTGGAGCCTGGGGGGTCGTCTGGGTCGCCGTCGGCGCCGGCAGGCTGTGCAGGATGTCATCAGGAGGCGGGACGGGCAGAACCACCGGAGCGGCGCTGGACGGGTCCTTATTGACCAGGAGAACCTCAATGGGTCCAGAGGTACTCTTCAGACGGATCTGGTACTTCCTCTGTCCATTAAGGAcctgcgcacacacacgcacacacgatTACCCTGGCTCTGACCCGACTGGGTCATAATCATAGCTACTTACGAGTTCTGGTACAGGAACCTCCAGCTGCGTCCCAATGGGGGCCCGGATGGCCAGCAGAGTGTCCCCtgcagggtcaaaggtcatgagaGACAGCCAGCAGGGACAATGAACCTAAATGTTCTCCAGACAGTTTTACCTTTAAACGCTCCACAGAGGTCTTCGTGCTTTACGTAGGCCATCGTATGAGAGCGTTAAGGTCGGTCCGAGCAACAAGCAGATAATACACTGacagcttttattctgaaaggttTCCTGCTCAGGatgttcatatttattattattattattaattctaATCTGAGGAAGCAGAGCGGAATGAAGTCGTCATCAGGACATTTGGAGGCTGATGATTCTGCTCTGCAGCAGAATCCAACTGCAGTACCACCGATCAGcacagagggcagcactgagacacTGCAGTACCACCGATCAGcacagagggcagcactgagacacTGCAGTACCACCGATCAGcacagagggcagcactgagacacTGCAGTACCACCGATCAGcacagagggcagcactgagacacTGCAGTACCACCGATCAGcacagagggcagcactgagacacTGCAGTACCACCGATCAGCACAGAGGGCAGCACTCATGGCTGCAGTACCACCGATCAGcacagagggcagcactgagacagtTTTAGTGTACAGAAcaaaaatttaaactaaaatataaaaactccGTCAGAAAGAAAGATAAAACTCTAAATGTCGTTTTCAGACAGTTTATCAGCAAAACCAGCTGACTGGAGGTTTAGTTAAACTCGGTAAGGCCGGTTCCGGTGGTTCTGTTCGGGTCCAGAAGGATATGGGCTGTTCCCGGAGTCGTCGGTGACGTTCTTGATGCTCTGCTGGACCCAGACCTTCTGCTGGTCCAGCTCGTTCTCCCGCAGCGCCAGATCGTCCAGCTCGGCTTTCAGCTCCATCAGCTTGTCTGCAATCTCCCTGGTGTTGCAGCCTGGTCCCACGCCCCTTAAACGCACCATCAGCGCGTGGTCatgcagagacacacagagacgTCAGCGTCAAACTTTACCATCTAATctattaatgttattattaataacGTTATGTATTTCTGCTTTAACATCGTTTTCTTATTTGTCAGCATTAGTTCTGATctaagtttttattgtttattacaGTATGAGtagaagaataaataataataattacatgaAATCATTGATGTTTTCACGGAACTGCTTTAATTCATGTTAATCTTGGTCCAACTTTTCCCTtgaaaagccataaaaacataaaccatGTTCCCTGCTGGCAGCCATGGACTGGTTgttaactgaaacattttattcttttatatgaCTTGATGTAATATAGTTGTTCAGTTCCAGGGGGCGCTGCAGATTCATCCAGGAGAAATGAGGGAAACTTACTTCCACTGGATGCTGTTCTTGGACTTCTTCTCGATCAGACCGATTCCCTCCAGGACGTTAGTGATGTCATAGATGCGTCGTTTCTGCCGTACGGCCAGAGTGTCTGCAGCCTGCGGAGAAAACGGGATGTaaaggcagcatcatgctggggcTCCCGCTTCCTTCCTGTGCCGCTGCAGAGTTTCACATGTTTCTGTTCTGAAtcgaccagaaccagcagaccGACCCAATCGTTTCCTGAACCAGGACCCTGAGACCAAACCAGGTTTATTTCAAACGTTACAATTACAGCGTCAtgtttctcttcctccatctttcaGAAGCCAGAAGTGAAAGTTCTTTTCTGCTAATTCACAGTTTCAGCATAAAGCTGAGGAGAGCACTGCTgtgcactgccagtcagctggctacATCTCTCCTTCACTTATATTCAGGGGACAGTCGGGGgacatttcataaaataataagtatttaaaaacaataatgtttagttaatgattaatctaCATGTTTGTCTAGATCAGAGTGTGAAAATCAAAccgacaataaataaatataattttattctaaatGCAATGTTTCCAGTCCAAGGAGCCATTTCTCAGTCGCTCTCAGTCAAATTAGCATATTCATTGATATCAACTATaggaaatatattattttaaaagaaaagggggaaaaatcCAAAAGGAAGACAGAAATATCTTCTTGTACGAGTTGATGATATTTTGGaagaaatatttagtaaaaaaaaaaaataaaacattgatctaaaatattattaatacttttagtgtcattctgatgtgtaaatttaattaaattattccaTTAAAAACCGATAACGCCTGGATGTGTTgttatattgaaaataaagtttctttCTGCTGGAAAATCCAGGTGTCACAGTGCAAAGGTCAGTGGGAACGTGAATGTTCACAAGACAgctaaaaatatgcaaatagtaataataataataataataataacaagagGCTGACCAGCAAGGACACATTTACAGCATAAGAAAAATAAGtatgtaattattaaaaaatagaaactgatTCAAAGAAATGTGCTACAGAGTGGAATAATTTGGAAAGTAAAAGTTTGCAAGACATACATGAATATATAATCACcagattatttacaaataaaaacagcagcagacttACAGAGACTGCTGGAAAAACTGATGGTCATAAAttaatctatatttaaaaacggttcatttaaaaatgctttagtcAAAGTTGTTAAAGGGTCACAGTTTGCAGAACAGCGTAACTGTAATAATCAGTTCATTTTGCCGTTTTATCCCAGTGAACATGTCTGTATGAAagtgagaaattattttttaagtgacaTTTAATCATGTataaacaaacaactaaaactgtatttttcctGGACGTTATAGCTTCACAACAACCTGCAGGTCTCTGACCAACAGCTAAATGTTACTTAAAGGTTAAAAAGTGAGTATTTTGTTCTTAAACCCCACAGCCTGACAGGAGCAGCTACATGTACCTGCTTTATCCCGGAGTCTGATCAGCACCAACCAGAGCGTTCAGGGTTTTAACTCTCTTAGTTTCTATGCTTTTGAGTAATTAGTGGAGAATAACGACTGAAGACGTGTCCTCCAGAGACAAAGCCTTCATCCCTGAGGAAGAGgaaacctgctgctgcagcttcggCTGAGGAGACAAAAGCTGACCCACTTTCCACACTTTGAATCTGCAGGGGGCAGAGCCTGACAAGTTACCCGGTGTTTTCAAACGTCACTCCGGGCTAACACCGGGATTCCGGCCCGGAAAGCTCCGACAGTCCCGCGGAACCGCGCCGGTTTGGCTCAAacgagaaacaaaaaaaaaccgcAGCTAAAGTTGAAAGCTATGAGCTAAAGTGTATAATTCATTGAAAGCAGCCTGCAGCTAGCTGGAGCTAATGCTAAGGTTGTGACATGTGCTAACTGACAAAGACCCACCGCCTTCAGGTCCAGGACCCCGTCCTTCGCCTCCTGCAGCAGGGTCACAAACTTGGTGGTGAGCAGGCCCAGGCTCTTCTCGTGCCGGCTCGGGGTCTGCGGCTGAAGCGAGTCCCCGGGAGTCCCCGGGTCGCCTCGGCTACAGGCCGACTCCAGCTCCATCATCGCTGGGTACTAGCTCTGCCGTTCTTCCCCGACAATATTCAGCCAGCGAGTCCAGGAGCGGCACGCCGGACGACCAGCAGAAGCCCGGACGGTGTAGCGGTGTTTGTTGGGTCGGTATGGCCCGGATCTCCGCGGATCACTCCGTAAAACCGAGCCGAACAAGCCGCGGACTGTAATTCAATGAGCAGTCGGTAGAGAGCCGTTGGCCACGCGAGGAATGACGGGACGGTTCAATCCGCTGGGGGCCGACCGCCAATACTTCCCCCGAGCTGAAAGCGTGGAGCTAAACAACGGGAAATTGCGGAATACATATAAAACGCtaatctaaaaaatatgtttttatgacataaaatgcCCATGAAACTGAACAGTTTTGAAGATTAGTTTTTTATGAGTGAGAAAATGCATTCTTCGCCCTGGTAGAGTTGCAGAGTTTACCGCGAACCCTTATTCACCAAAACTTGAAGAAACTCCAGTTGGAACGCGCAACGTATGAAAAAGCACGCATGCGCAAATATGCTAAATTATGTCAGACTGGCAGGGCTATTTATAGAATATAAAACGAGCATTTTTATGCTAACATAAACATGTTCTTCCTTCCAGACACTAAATGTA from Xiphophorus maculatus strain JP 163 A chromosome 2, X_maculatus-5.0-male, whole genome shotgun sequence carries:
- the e2f4 gene encoding transcription factor E2F4, encoding MMELESACSRGDPGTPGDSLQPQTPSRHEKSLGLLTTKFVTLLQEAKDGVLDLKAAADTLAVRQKRRIYDITNVLEGIGLIEKKSKNSIQWKGVGPGCNTREIADKLMELKAELDDLALRENELDQQKVWVQQSIKNVTDDSGNSPMAYVKHEDLCGAFKGDTLLAIRAPIGTQLEVPVPELVLNGQRKYQIRLKSTSGPIEVLLVNKDPSSAAPVVLPVPPPDDILHSLPAPTATQTTPQAPKLCKPHPAIKPAAATPGAAATPGAAATPGAAAADASAQLSAAADCAAAVPQQLQSSASLDGSASSAGFQPVKSDPSELLDFPKELSEMFDPTKEMMPGDLLEDLMSSEVFSPLLRLSPPPSDHDYIYNLDETEGLCDLFDVPILNL